One region of Rhizobium sp. WYJ-E13 genomic DNA includes:
- the cydD gene encoding thiol reductant ABC exporter subunit CydD gives MSSAFFDARDRQMAGAPAREAAAHKPSGTRSRLRSAAMLQAFAAALWIPQAGLLAWSIGRLADGGGLVDTLWPAVFVLLLGVVKSCLDAAGGRIAFRAARAELSKKRVAAVELLARLSPVDAGRPASGEAASVLGEQAELIVPYLSRFQPARMKASLVPFVILACIFPISWIAALVLLFAAPLIPIFMALIGWRAQAASEKQLVATGSLNAFLLDRLRGLATIRSFDAVDATALRLRAEAESQRTRTMAVLKIAFLSSAVLELFSALGVAMTAVYVGFSLLGEIRFGAWSGGLNLSQGLFVLLLAPAFFEPLRELSAVWHDRASGEAALKALDGLAAGGLVLPVQQNAQVTAVSEAFDIRLENVGFRYRPEQGPIFDTFNLGIAAGEHVALLGASGTGKSTLLSLIAGLAPCNQGRVLIGGANAGRGKMAWIGQKPHIFAGTIASNIALGRPGIKETDVSRALDLAKLGGVAQCYGHRPLGEAGIGLSGGEALRLAIARAACDPNIRIILADEPTAHLDAQTAAEITESLLALAKGRTLIVATHDPLLAARMHRAIRLDADRVQEAAE, from the coding sequence ATGAGCAGTGCTTTCTTCGACGCGAGAGACCGGCAAATGGCGGGGGCGCCCGCCCGCGAGGCCGCGGCGCACAAGCCGAGCGGGACCAGAAGCCGACTGCGCAGCGCCGCAATGTTACAGGCATTCGCGGCCGCGCTCTGGATTCCGCAGGCAGGTCTGCTTGCATGGTCCATCGGCCGCCTCGCCGATGGCGGCGGCCTTGTCGATACCCTCTGGCCAGCGGTCTTCGTATTGCTGCTCGGCGTCGTCAAAAGCTGTCTCGATGCGGCGGGCGGCCGCATTGCCTTCCGCGCAGCACGAGCCGAACTCAGTAAAAAGCGCGTTGCCGCAGTGGAGCTGCTTGCCCGTCTTTCGCCAGTCGATGCCGGCCGCCCTGCATCCGGCGAGGCGGCCAGTGTGCTCGGCGAACAGGCCGAGCTGATCGTGCCCTATCTCTCCCGTTTCCAGCCGGCGCGGATGAAGGCGAGCCTCGTGCCCTTTGTCATCCTCGCCTGCATTTTTCCGATCTCCTGGATCGCGGCACTCGTCCTGCTGTTTGCAGCGCCGCTCATTCCGATCTTCATGGCATTGATTGGTTGGCGGGCGCAGGCTGCAAGCGAAAAGCAGCTTGTCGCAACAGGCAGCCTGAACGCTTTCCTGCTCGATCGCCTGCGCGGACTTGCAACGATCCGCTCGTTCGATGCAGTCGATGCCACGGCGCTCCGGCTTCGCGCGGAGGCAGAATCACAGCGCACGCGCACCATGGCCGTGCTGAAGATCGCCTTCCTATCTTCCGCCGTGCTCGAACTCTTCTCAGCGCTCGGCGTGGCGATGACCGCCGTCTATGTCGGCTTCAGCCTGCTCGGCGAAATCCGGTTCGGCGCCTGGTCCGGCGGTCTCAACCTTTCGCAGGGCCTGTTCGTATTACTGCTCGCACCTGCCTTCTTCGAGCCGCTGCGTGAGCTCTCGGCCGTCTGGCATGATCGCGCCTCGGGCGAGGCTGCCCTGAAGGCGCTGGATGGGCTAGCCGCCGGCGGGTTGGTGCTTCCCGTTCAGCAGAATGCCCAGGTTACCGCCGTTTCAGAAGCCTTCGATATACGCCTGGAAAATGTCGGCTTCCGCTATAGACCTGAGCAGGGACCGATCTTCGACACATTCAACCTCGGTATCGCCGCCGGCGAACACGTGGCACTGCTCGGCGCCAGTGGCACCGGCAAGTCGACCCTCCTGTCGCTGATCGCCGGCCTGGCACCCTGCAATCAAGGCCGGGTTCTGATCGGCGGCGCGAACGCGGGTCGCGGCAAAATGGCCTGGATCGGCCAGAAGCCGCATATTTTCGCGGGCACCATTGCCAGCAATATTGCGCTCGGCCGACCCGGTATCAAAGAGACAGACGTCTCCAGGGCACTTGATCTCGCAAAGCTTGGCGGTGTCGCACAGTGCTATGGCCATCGCCCGCTCGGCGAGGCCGGCATCGGTCTTTCGGGCGGCGAGGCACTGCGGCTTGCTATCGCGCGGGCTGCCTGCGATCCCAATATCCGCATCATCCTTGCCGACGAACCGACCGCCCATCTCGATGCCCAGACGGCTGCCGAGATCACAGAGAGCCTGCTCGCGCTCGCAAAAGGGCGCACACTGATCGTCGCGACACACGATCCGCTGCTTGCAGCACGCATGCACCGCGCCATCCGCCTTGATGCGGATCGTGTTCAGGAGGCTGCCGAATGA
- a CDS encoding GbsR/MarR family transcriptional regulator: MNLPPLVQSFVLHFGEMGSRWGINRTVGQIYALLYVSPSPLCAEEIVDALGISRSNVSMSLRELQAWNLVLLRHKPDDRRDFFTTPDDVWLILRTLAEERKKREVDPTLSMLREILMQRPASEAERHAQERMSEMHTLIEQLTHWYEDVKQLETERLATLLSLGAKVTKLLEAKDKVVSLGRRRPNPANKS, translated from the coding sequence ATGAACCTTCCGCCTCTCGTTCAGTCCTTCGTTCTGCACTTCGGTGAAATGGGCTCCCGCTGGGGAATCAACCGCACGGTCGGCCAGATCTACGCCCTGCTTTACGTCTCGCCCTCACCGCTTTGCGCCGAGGAGATCGTCGATGCACTCGGAATATCGCGCTCGAACGTCTCCATGAGTCTGCGCGAACTGCAGGCCTGGAACCTGGTGCTGCTGCGCCACAAGCCGGATGACCGGCGCGACTTCTTCACGACACCCGACGATGTCTGGCTAATCCTCAGAACACTTGCCGAAGAGCGCAAGAAGCGCGAGGTCGATCCGACGCTGTCGATGCTGCGCGAGATCCTCATGCAGCGCCCGGCAAGCGAGGCCGAACGCCATGCGCAGGAGCGCATGAGCGAGATGCATACGCTCATCGAACAGCTGACGCACTGGTATGAAGACGTAAAACAACTTGAAACAGAAAGACTTGCAACGTTACTCTCGCTTGGCGCGAAGGTGACCAAACTTCTGGAGGCCAAGGACAAGGTCGTTTCGCTTGGCCGCCGCCGTCCCAATCCTGCCAACAAGAGCTAG
- a CDS encoding HupE/UreJ family protein: MKSIFKSGALALAAAALPAVAYAHTGIGETAGFVHGFSHPISGLDHILAMIMVGVLAFQLGGRAVWAVPTTFVLVMALGGALGIAGINVPFVEMGIALSVIVLGTIVALNIHASTAVAMGIVGLFAIFHGHAHGAEMPENAGGAAYAAGFMIATALLHMAGLGLGFLIARFGERQGAFVIRTAGSLAAVAGVGILTGLI, from the coding sequence ATGAAATCAATCTTCAAAAGCGGCGCTCTTGCGCTTGCCGCCGCGGCGCTTCCGGCAGTCGCCTATGCCCATACCGGCATCGGCGAAACGGCTGGCTTTGTGCATGGTTTCAGCCATCCGATTTCCGGCCTCGATCATATCCTTGCCATGATCATGGTCGGTGTCCTCGCTTTCCAGCTTGGTGGCCGGGCCGTCTGGGCCGTGCCGACGACCTTCGTGCTCGTCATGGCACTTGGCGGCGCTCTTGGCATCGCCGGCATCAATGTACCATTCGTTGAAATGGGCATCGCGCTTTCCGTCATCGTGCTCGGCACGATCGTTGCCCTGAACATCCACGCCTCCACGGCTGTCGCGATGGGTATCGTCGGCCTGTTTGCGATCTTCCATGGCCATGCGCACGGCGCCGAAATGCCTGAAAACGCCGGAGGTGCTGCCTATGCCGCGGGCTTCATGATCGCCACTGCCCTGCTGCACATGGCAGGTCTCGGTCTCGGCTTCCTGATTGCCCGCTTCGGCGAGCGTCAGGGCGCCTTCGTCATTCGCACCGCAGGCAGCCTTGCTGCCGTTGCCGGCGTCGGCATCCTGACCGGCCTGATTTGA
- a CDS encoding hydroxyacid dehydrogenase: MTNTERPLAISAPEPRTLDLIFSDKARAELNAKYEIVEADADDIAGLGDDILRRTRYIIGQPPLSAETLDHMPQLRSILNVESNLLNNMPYDILFQRGIHVVTTGQVFAEPVAEIGLGFALSLARGIVDADAAFREGSELWGGEGNTSARLISGSEIGIVGFGDLGKALRRILYGFKARIRVFDPWMPRSILEENDVQPASLSDVLTQSDFVFVVAAVTSENRGFLGADAFASMRRGAAFILLSRADVVDFDALMAAVSSGHIVAASDVYPQEPLPSDHAVRSLKGFIRSAHRAGALDSAFKKMGDMVLEDMDLMDRGLPPMRCKRAERETVSRMRSKPVSVN; the protein is encoded by the coding sequence ATGACGAATACCGAAAGGCCGCTGGCGATCAGCGCGCCGGAGCCGCGCACGCTGGACCTGATTTTCAGCGACAAGGCGCGCGCCGAACTCAACGCGAAATACGAGATCGTGGAGGCCGATGCCGATGATATCGCCGGCCTTGGCGATGATATCCTCCGCAGGACGCGCTACATCATCGGCCAGCCTCCGCTGTCGGCGGAGACGCTTGATCATATGCCGCAGCTTCGCTCGATCCTCAATGTCGAGAGCAACCTCCTCAACAACATGCCCTACGACATCCTCTTCCAGCGCGGCATCCATGTGGTGACGACCGGGCAGGTGTTTGCAGAGCCGGTGGCGGAAATCGGCCTCGGCTTTGCGCTGAGCCTTGCGCGCGGTATCGTCGATGCCGATGCGGCGTTCCGGGAGGGAAGTGAACTTTGGGGCGGCGAAGGCAATACCAGCGCGCGGCTGATATCGGGCTCCGAGATCGGGATCGTCGGTTTTGGAGATCTCGGCAAGGCATTGCGGCGGATCCTGTATGGCTTCAAGGCCAGGATCAGGGTGTTCGATCCCTGGATGCCACGTTCGATCCTGGAGGAAAACGACGTGCAACCGGCGAGCCTGAGCGACGTGCTGACGCAGAGCGACTTTGTTTTTGTCGTCGCCGCCGTCACCAGTGAAAACAGGGGCTTTCTCGGCGCGGATGCCTTCGCCAGCATGCGAAGGGGGGCTGCCTTCATCCTGCTCAGCCGTGCCGATGTGGTGGATTTCGATGCGCTGATGGCGGCCGTTTCCTCCGGTCATATCGTTGCGGCAAGCGATGTCTATCCGCAGGAGCCGCTGCCGTCAGACCATGCTGTGCGCAGCCTCAAGGGTTTTATCCGCTCGGCCCATCGCGCCGGTGCGCTCGATAGCGCCTTCAAGAAAATGGGCGATATGGTGCTGGAGGATATGGATCTGATGGATCGCGGCCTGCCGCCGATGCGCTGCAAGCGGGCGGAGCGCGAAACTGTGTCCCGTATGCGCTCCAAACCCGTCTCTGTGAACTAA
- a CDS encoding Tim44 domain-containing protein gives MPSAVSRFARIAGIAVLAGATVFASIGDADARRAGSFGGFGSRGTRTFSAPPATSTAPTPAAPIERSMTPRPQTTAPYNTQQPGYAQQRPGLFGGFGRSMIGGLIAGGLLGMLLGHGFGGGFGFLGMLLQIALIFGAITLAMRFFANRRQLSYGAGGQSYSGPQSYNMSPANGGSTFHIPAIGSGSGSQQRSNARPRDEIGLAQADLDQFEELLTKVQTAYGAEDYGALRRLTTPEAMSYLAEELGENATNGVRNQVTDVKLLQGDIAEAWRENGQEYATLAMRYSSIDAIVERDSGRLVSGDDRRASESTEIWTFVRKSGADWKLAAIQGTGQRAA, from the coding sequence ATGCCCAGTGCCGTTTCGCGTTTTGCCAGGATCGCGGGGATTGCCGTTCTTGCAGGCGCTACCGTTTTTGCTTCGATCGGTGATGCCGATGCGCGCCGCGCAGGCAGCTTTGGCGGATTCGGAAGCCGCGGCACGCGCACCTTCAGTGCGCCTCCTGCCACCAGCACCGCCCCCACCCCGGCTGCGCCCATCGAGCGCTCGATGACACCGCGCCCGCAGACGACCGCGCCCTATAACACGCAGCAGCCCGGTTATGCCCAGCAGCGCCCCGGTTTGTTCGGCGGCTTCGGCCGTTCAATGATCGGCGGCCTGATTGCTGGTGGCCTTCTCGGCATGCTGCTCGGCCACGGCTTCGGCGGCGGCTTCGGTTTCCTCGGCATGCTCTTGCAGATCGCGCTGATCTTCGGTGCGATCACGCTTGCCATGCGCTTCTTCGCCAATCGCCGCCAACTGTCCTACGGCGCAGGTGGCCAGAGCTATAGCGGGCCGCAGTCCTACAACATGTCGCCGGCCAATGGCGGTTCGACCTTCCATATTCCGGCCATCGGTTCGGGCTCCGGCTCCCAGCAGCGGAGCAATGCGCGCCCACGCGATGAGATCGGCCTTGCCCAGGCGGATCTCGATCAGTTCGAGGAATTGCTGACCAAGGTTCAGACCGCCTATGGTGCGGAGGACTATGGTGCGCTGCGCCGCCTGACGACGCCGGAAGCCATGTCCTACCTTGCCGAAGAGCTTGGCGAGAACGCCACCAACGGCGTCCGCAACCAGGTTACCGACGTCAAGCTGCTGCAGGGCGACATCGCCGAAGCCTGGCGTGAGAACGGTCAGGAATATGCGACGCTGGCGATGCGCTATTCCTCGATCGACGCGATAGTCGAGCGCGACAGTGGCCGCCTCGTCTCGGGCGACGACCGCCGCGCGAGCGAAAGCACCGAGATCTGGACCTTCGTGCGCAAGTCCGGCGCCGACTGGAAGCTTGCCGCCATCCAGGGCACCGGCCAGCGCGCCGCTTAG
- a CDS encoding YbaK/EbsC family protein, whose translation MSLESVRAFFAANAPDIAIIETAGSSSTVALAAAAHGVEPAQIAKTICLRVGDRTMLIVASGTSRLDNRKFKDAFGGKGRMLDAEEVLAVTSHPVGGVCPFGLPAQLPVYCDVSLKQFEEVVPAAGSTNSAVRISTGRLAEITGAEWVDVCQ comes from the coding sequence ATGAGCCTTGAATCCGTCCGCGCCTTCTTCGCCGCCAACGCTCCCGACATCGCCATCATCGAAACGGCCGGAAGCTCTTCGACCGTCGCGCTCGCGGCCGCGGCGCACGGCGTCGAGCCCGCGCAGATCGCCAAGACGATCTGCCTGCGCGTGGGCGACCGCACCATGCTGATTGTGGCGAGCGGCACTTCGCGTCTCGACAACAGGAAGTTCAAGGATGCCTTCGGCGGCAAGGGGCGCATGCTCGATGCCGAGGAAGTGCTGGCGGTGACGAGCCATCCGGTCGGCGGGGTCTGCCCCTTCGGCCTGCCTGCGCAGTTGCCTGTCTATTGCGATGTGTCGCTGAAGCAGTTCGAGGAAGTCGTGCCGGCCGCCGGTTCGACCAATTCTGCAGTGCGTATTTCGACCGGCCGGCTGGCGGAAATCACCGGAGCCGAATGGGTCGACGTCTGCCAGTAG
- a CDS encoding extracellular solute-binding protein, which translates to MTLLPTLKSLTVAAAILASTSALALAKDVHISVWAGGTGPNDVYRLDAIEIAAQQLQREAALKGEDLKITVEKKPYSAWEDFKQALTLAAEAKTAPNIVVSGHEDIAPWSQAGLIVPIEDYVDLDSWPLSDIYENLMQIASYNGAVYGIPQDAESRPMFFWKPYMKAIGYSDADLDALPQSVQDGKYTMKNLLEDAKKMQDKGLVQPGYGFYPRTSNGPDYWQFYTSFGGTMEENGKLVFDKAAMTRTYQFFADAVKTGVTKKNHIGMPGDQWWKEVSTGKAGIWDAGTWHYARMVNQEGLKDFFGNIVFTLIPAGEGGKANTLTHPLVYLLTAGHDQEDTEIAAQLVKIASEPRTNALHAVKSAHLGISKSESTVDFYAADRWTREATERLLPHANAMPNNSDFGKYWNIMWKNLEASWTGAKTVDAAVSDAEGELKSTLGDKIVIR; encoded by the coding sequence ATGACTCTTTTGCCGACACTGAAATCCCTCACCGTCGCAGCCGCCATCCTGGCTTCGACTTCCGCTCTCGCGCTTGCCAAGGACGTTCACATCAGCGTCTGGGCCGGCGGTACCGGCCCGAACGACGTCTATCGCCTCGACGCCATCGAGATCGCAGCCCAGCAGCTGCAGCGCGAAGCTGCGCTGAAGGGTGAAGACCTGAAAATCACCGTCGAGAAGAAGCCCTATTCCGCCTGGGAGGATTTCAAGCAGGCGCTGACCCTTGCCGCAGAAGCCAAGACCGCTCCGAACATCGTCGTCAGCGGCCATGAAGACATCGCGCCCTGGTCGCAGGCGGGTCTCATCGTCCCGATCGAGGACTATGTCGATCTCGACTCCTGGCCGCTCAGCGACATCTATGAAAACCTGATGCAGATCGCCTCCTATAACGGCGCCGTCTACGGCATTCCGCAGGATGCCGAATCCCGGCCGATGTTCTTCTGGAAGCCCTACATGAAGGCGATCGGCTACAGCGATGCCGATCTCGATGCCTTGCCGCAGAGTGTCCAGGACGGCAAATACACGATGAAGAACCTGCTCGAAGACGCCAAAAAGATGCAGGACAAGGGCCTCGTCCAGCCCGGCTACGGCTTCTATCCGCGCACCAGCAACGGCCCTGACTACTGGCAGTTCTACACGTCCTTCGGCGGCACTATGGAAGAAAACGGCAAGCTTGTCTTCGACAAGGCGGCGATGACCCGTACCTATCAGTTCTTCGCCGATGCCGTTAAAACCGGCGTTACCAAGAAGAACCATATCGGCATGCCGGGCGACCAGTGGTGGAAGGAAGTTTCCACGGGCAAGGCCGGCATCTGGGACGCCGGCACCTGGCACTATGCCCGCATGGTCAATCAGGAAGGACTGAAGGACTTCTTCGGCAATATCGTCTTCACGCTGATCCCGGCCGGCGAAGGCGGCAAGGCCAACACGCTGACCCACCCGCTCGTCTACCTCCTGACCGCAGGTCACGATCAGGAAGACACCGAGATCGCCGCTCAGCTGGTCAAGATCGCCTCCGAGCCACGCACCAACGCGCTGCATGCGGTCAAATCAGCCCATCTCGGCATCTCCAAGTCGGAATCCACCGTCGACTTCTACGCGGCCGACCGCTGGACCCGCGAAGCCACCGAGCGCCTGCTGCCGCATGCCAATGCGATGCCGAACAATTCCGATTTCGGCAAATATTGGAACATCATGTGGAAGAACCTCGAAGCATCCTGGACCGGCGCCAAGACCGTAGACGCCGCGGTCAGCGATGCAGAGGGCGAGCTGAAGAGCACGCTCGGCGACAAGATCGTCATCCGCTAA
- a CDS encoding carbohydrate ABC transporter permease — protein MKSSRTLGLVMIAPAAIMIVLFFLMPVVLTAVFSMTNMTTATGISGGVYQIAPNSLIALKSAMPDIAAEMAKPRYTIDEAGLTAVEGLGMAPGIAAELRAKHIGEVFPARRDVERMIKDLTERPSTREVKQISEQFNRSVLNTRFDSKDQLFSALDTLGFKLTPEQKETVAKTTFTGWTWTTDNFSRMANSPDMARVLFNTGLYVALVLMLFNVGYALLLAIWTHYMPPTPASIFRGIWLLPRITPVVIYVMLWKWLAWDSGFISILMGKFGYPPKNYLLDTAYNAWFFVVLINGFIGASMGMLVFSSAMKAIPKSQFYASEVDGASRWQQIRYIILPQMRWPILFVTCYQTLSLLASFNEILLATNGGPGNATEVWALSAYHTALRNYAGNLEYGLGAAMALVLVVIGVTLSLLYLRVFNYGTLVAKPLIED, from the coding sequence ATGAAATCGTCCAGAACGCTCGGACTGGTGATGATCGCGCCTGCGGCGATCATGATTGTCCTGTTCTTCCTGATGCCGGTGGTTCTGACGGCGGTCTTCTCGATGACCAACATGACGACCGCGACCGGCATATCAGGCGGTGTCTACCAAATCGCACCCAACTCCCTGATCGCACTGAAATCGGCGATGCCCGACATCGCCGCCGAGATGGCCAAACCGCGCTACACAATCGACGAGGCGGGCCTCACGGCCGTCGAGGGCCTCGGGATGGCGCCGGGGATTGCTGCGGAATTGCGCGCCAAACATATAGGCGAGGTTTTCCCGGCACGCCGCGACGTCGAGCGCATGATCAAGGATCTCACCGAGCGACCTTCGACACGCGAGGTCAAGCAGATCTCGGAACAGTTCAACCGCTCCGTCCTTAACACCCGCTTCGACAGCAAGGACCAGCTCTTCTCCGCTCTCGATACGCTTGGTTTCAAGCTGACCCCGGAGCAGAAGGAGACCGTGGCTAAGACCACCTTTACCGGCTGGACCTGGACGACCGACAATTTCTCACGCATGGCCAACTCGCCCGACATGGCGCGCGTGCTTTTCAATACCGGACTTTATGTTGCGCTGGTGCTGATGCTCTTCAACGTCGGTTATGCGCTGCTGCTCGCCATCTGGACACATTACATGCCGCCGACGCCAGCCTCGATCTTTCGCGGCATCTGGCTCCTGCCGCGCATCACGCCTGTCGTCATCTACGTCATGCTGTGGAAGTGGCTCGCCTGGGACAGCGGCTTCATTTCGATCCTGATGGGCAAGTTCGGCTACCCCCCGAAGAACTACCTGCTCGATACCGCTTATAATGCCTGGTTCTTCGTCGTGCTGATCAACGGCTTTATCGGCGCATCGATGGGCATGCTGGTGTTCTCGTCGGCGATGAAGGCCATTCCGAAGAGTCAGTTCTATGCGAGCGAGGTCGACGGCGCCTCGCGCTGGCAGCAGATCCGTTACATCATCCTGCCGCAGATGCGCTGGCCGATCCTCTTCGTCACCTGCTATCAGACCCTGTCGCTGCTTGCCTCCTTCAATGAAATCCTGCTCGCCACCAATGGCGGTCCGGGCAACGCGACCGAGGTCTGGGCGCTCTCCGCCTATCACACCGCGCTCAGGAACTATGCCGGCAATCTCGAATACGGGCTGGGTGCCGCCATGGCGCTGGTGCTCGTCGTCATCGGCGTGACGCTGTCGCTTCTCTATCTGCGCGTTTTCAACTACGGCACGCTTGTCGCCAAGCCCCTGATCGAGGATTGA
- a CDS encoding carbohydrate ABC transporter permease — MAERSQPSANYRSWPVITALTIVSLPLLLMYVYLFLDTVTVKQPDALLPSGLTLDHWRFLWQTTAGKANIWQVTLNTLLFSACTTSLVLIVSSMAGYVLSRLNVPARGFFLAGVMVLHAFPSVTLIIAIFIVLQMIGLYNSLIGVILVKAAIDLPLGIWLMKGFYDTVPWEIEMAGVVDGASRFRVWRSLVLPQVKPGIMALGLFSFLAGWGEFILPQVLAPGNQVQVLSVYLAGFLADDNNYDFNMFKAVGLFYLIPVLIAYALFNKYLMNIYGGGSKG; from the coding sequence ATGGCCGAACGCTCGCAGCCCTCGGCAAATTATCGCAGCTGGCCTGTCATAACGGCACTGACCATCGTCAGCCTGCCGCTGCTCCTGATGTATGTCTATCTCTTCCTCGACACCGTGACGGTGAAGCAGCCGGATGCCTTGCTGCCTTCCGGCCTGACGCTCGATCACTGGCGCTTCCTGTGGCAGACGACGGCGGGCAAGGCGAACATCTGGCAGGTGACGTTGAACACGCTGCTGTTTTCGGCCTGCACCACCAGCCTGGTGCTCATCGTCTCGTCGATGGCGGGCTATGTGCTCTCGCGCCTCAATGTCCCTGCGCGCGGCTTCTTCCTTGCCGGTGTCATGGTGCTGCACGCTTTCCCGTCGGTGACGCTGATCATCGCCATCTTCATCGTGCTGCAGATGATCGGTCTCTACAATTCGTTGATCGGCGTGATCCTGGTGAAGGCGGCGATCGATCTGCCGCTCGGTATCTGGTTGATGAAGGGTTTCTACGACACGGTGCCCTGGGAAATCGAAATGGCCGGCGTCGTCGACGGCGCTTCGCGGTTCCGGGTCTGGCGCAGCCTCGTGCTGCCGCAGGTCAAACCCGGCATCATGGCGCTCGGCCTGTTCTCTTTCCTTGCCGGCTGGGGCGAGTTCATCCTGCCGCAGGTGCTGGCGCCGGGCAATCAGGTGCAGGTGCTGTCGGTCTATCTCGCCGGCTTCCTTGCCGACGACAACAACTACGATTTCAACATGTTCAAGGCGGTTGGCCTCTTCTACCTCATTCCGGTGCTGATCGCCTACGCACTCTTCAACAAATACCTCATGAACATCTATGGCGGCGGGAGCAAAGGCTGA
- a CDS encoding ABC transporter ATP-binding protein produces the protein MRILLDNFSKSFGSTKVIENMTLEVGSGEMLALLGPSGCGKSTTLFAVCGIHRPTGGRILFGDRDVTDLPSQMRNVGVVFQSYALYPHMTVAENIGFPLKVKGVNTADIRKEVERISGLVHIGNLMERRPAQLSGGQQQRVALARALIRKPDVLLLDEPLANLDAKLRLEMRSEIRRIQRETGITAILVTHDQVEAMSMCDRIAIMKEGEIVQIATPSEMYSDPRTAFVAGFLGNPPITFLRGVMNDGTFAMPESEIRVPVSVQAAEGTKLTLGVRPEHFNPAGDIAVTGKVTFAETQGRENLYDVRLAGGSLLRSIQPVRNDITVGDEVRWAIDSKGVFVFDEEGRRL, from the coding sequence ATGCGCATCCTCCTCGACAATTTCTCGAAGAGCTTCGGCTCCACCAAGGTCATCGAGAACATGACGCTCGAAGTCGGCAGCGGCGAGATGCTAGCGCTGCTCGGCCCCTCGGGCTGCGGCAAATCGACGACGCTGTTTGCCGTCTGCGGCATCCACCGGCCGACTGGTGGCCGCATCCTCTTCGGTGATCGCGACGTAACCGACCTGCCGAGCCAAATGCGCAATGTCGGCGTGGTCTTCCAATCCTACGCGCTCTATCCGCACATGACGGTTGCCGAAAACATCGGCTTTCCGCTGAAGGTCAAGGGCGTCAATACCGCCGACATCCGCAAGGAGGTCGAGCGGATTTCCGGCCTCGTACACATCGGCAACCTGATGGAACGCCGTCCGGCACAGCTCTCCGGCGGCCAGCAGCAGCGTGTGGCCCTTGCCCGCGCGCTGATCCGCAAACCGGACGTGCTGCTGCTCGACGAGCCGCTCGCCAACCTCGATGCCAAGCTCCGTCTCGAAATGCGCTCGGAAATTCGCCGCATCCAGCGCGAGACAGGCATCACCGCGATCCTCGTCACCCATGATCAGGTGGAAGCGATGAGCATGTGCGACCGCATCGCCATCATGAAGGAAGGCGAGATCGTGCAGATCGCCACGCCGTCCGAAATGTATAGTGATCCACGCACCGCCTTCGTTGCCGGTTTCCTCGGCAATCCGCCGATTACCTTCCTGCGTGGCGTGATGAACGACGGCACTTTTGCCATGCCTGAAAGCGAGATCCGCGTGCCGGTTTCGGTCCAGGCTGCCGAGGGCACCAAGCTGACGCTCGGCGTGCGCCCTGAACATTTCAATCCGGCCGGCGATATCGCCGTTACGGGCAAAGTCACCTTCGCCGAAACGCAGGGTCGCGAGAACCTTTACGACGTACGGCTTGCCGGCGGCTCGCTGCTGCGTTCCATCCAGCCGGTCCGCAATGACATCACCGTCGGTGATGAGGTGAGGTGGGCGATCGACAGCAAGGGCGTGTTCGTATTCGACGAAGAAGGTCGGAGGCTCTGA
- a CDS encoding glycerophosphodiester phosphodiesterase, translated as MRDFSTFFERYGWPSNKGYLPFCIGHRGASGHERENTLEAFQRAAELGAEMWELDTQLTRDGVVVVSHDDHLERVFGIDRRISEMTATELAALEGVDVPTFEAVAALGRRTNTGLYIELKAPGTGLLCWKQLHEKNQRFACLGSFDTAQVRELRDAGCDYPLSVLIRVGHDPHAAGDEAGANILHLCWERAGERPQDLVSEELMQRAFGEGREIVLWHEERPAILSDIIKLPVLGICTDLPDLMRPAAGGERHGRQG; from the coding sequence ATGCGTGACTTCTCGACTTTCTTCGAACGCTACGGCTGGCCCTCGAACAAAGGATATCTGCCTTTCTGCATCGGCCATCGCGGCGCGAGCGGCCATGAGCGGGAGAATACGCTCGAAGCCTTCCAGCGCGCTGCCGAACTTGGCGCGGAAATGTGGGAACTCGACACACAGCTGACCAGGGACGGCGTGGTCGTGGTCTCCCACGACGACCATCTGGAACGTGTCTTCGGCATCGATCGACGCATTTCCGAGATGACGGCCACCGAACTTGCTGCCCTCGAAGGCGTCGATGTTCCGACCTTCGAGGCGGTCGCGGCTCTCGGCCGGCGGACCAATACGGGCCTTTACATCGAGCTTAAGGCGCCGGGCACGGGGCTTCTGTGCTGGAAGCAACTTCACGAAAAGAACCAGCGCTTCGCCTGCCTCGGCTCCTTCGATACGGCACAGGTGCGCGAGCTTCGCGATGCCGGTTGCGACTATCCGCTCTCGGTGTTGATCCGCGTCGGCCACGATCCGCATGCGGCGGGTGACGAGGCCGGTGCCAATATCCTGCATCTCTGCTGGGAACGGGCCGGCGAACGGCCGCAGGATCTCGTGAGCGAAGAGCTGATGCAGCGGGCATTCGGCGAGGGCCGTGAGATCGTGTTGTGGCATGAGGAGAGGCCGGCCATTCTTTCCGACATCATAAAGCTTCCGGTGCTCGGCATCTGTACAGACCTGCCCGATCTAATGCGCCCGGCCGCTGGGGGTGAGAGACATGGCAGACAAGGATAA